A window of Pirellula sp. SH-Sr6A contains these coding sequences:
- a CDS encoding ComEC/Rec2 family competence protein has protein sequence MKIHFLNVGHGDCTIIEHDSGRITMIDINNGDDIDETSAKEIAAETASLYDDMYLAVAEAAGIKRKGILKTAGYEVQLTNPLEYFKQHFPSREIFRYIQSHPDLDHMRGLNALWSEGIKIRNVWDTWHSKVPDFKTDNDRIDWGRYQRLRNGEWRSPGDATVLRYYRGTKRPYFNQNADLTDGGDGIYVLAPTAETNTTANTSKNHNNLSYVLYLVANGTRIILGGDAEADVWKSIHDYYGSNLKCDILKASHHGRDSGYYQPAVAAMKPEYTIVSVGKKPPTDASNKYRAYSNNVWSTRWKGDIVVNIPAYSQPTIDSEYDR, from the coding sequence ATGAAGATTCATTTCTTAAACGTTGGCCACGGTGACTGCACCATCATCGAGCATGATAGTGGTCGCATTACGATGATCGATATCAACAACGGTGATGATATTGATGAAACTTCGGCAAAGGAAATTGCTGCAGAGACCGCGTCACTCTACGACGACATGTACTTGGCGGTGGCCGAGGCTGCCGGTATCAAGAGAAAAGGCATATTAAAGACAGCCGGTTACGAAGTTCAACTGACCAATCCGCTGGAGTACTTCAAGCAACATTTTCCTAGCCGTGAGATTTTCCGATACATCCAATCGCATCCAGATCTAGACCACATGCGCGGGCTCAACGCATTGTGGAGCGAGGGCATTAAGATCCGCAACGTCTGGGATACTTGGCACTCCAAAGTCCCAGACTTCAAAACAGACAACGATCGAATCGACTGGGGTCGCTACCAACGATTGCGCAACGGCGAATGGCGCAGTCCAGGCGACGCGACGGTGTTGCGGTACTATCGCGGCACCAAAAGACCATACTTCAACCAAAACGCCGATTTGACAGATGGTGGAGACGGTATTTATGTTCTCGCACCTACCGCAGAGACAAACACAACGGCTAACACATCAAAAAATCACAATAACCTCAGCTATGTTCTCTATCTGGTGGCAAATGGCACGCGGATCATACTTGGCGGCGACGCCGAGGCTGACGTCTGGAAGTCTATTCATGACTACTATGGCAGCAATTTGAAGTGCGACATTTTGAAGGCCAGTCACCATGGTCGCGACTCGGGTTACTATCAACCTGCGGTCGCCGCGATGAAACCTGAGTACACGATCGTCTCTGTGGGCAAGAAACCACCTACGGATGCATCTAACAAGTACCGAGCGTATAGCAACAACGTTTGGTCAACTCGATGGAAAGGGGACATCGTAGTGAACATCCCTGCATACAGCCAACCAACCATTGACTCGGAGTACGATCGATGA